In Vitis vinifera cultivar Pinot Noir 40024 chromosome 17, ASM3070453v1, one genomic interval encodes:
- the LOC100262175 gene encoding uncharacterized protein LOC100262175 isoform X4 produces MENSGEAVDDHGSGWFEVKKKHRSSSKFSLQSWVGGFSGKHSSTFLHNQSSLNGKNGDSNGKRRSKFPKAGGNFSMHSQGSAGNPIPVSNEDEKGVSYLDKCVVNQDSGCSKSSQSGTTLPTNSNSRTGNVQEVPQKDKPDVVHKIKWGDLEEDTFVQNQESSVGPEIKFGAISDNNLPVCRNSEISNDLVSCVSSCTDPLGNHLEIISGNADVVANENSLSLGNESIEGKSTKVNEISLKDMEVLVEDGGTGPKNDVSYCKEVHHECVKLINDCTLSSSCPTGGDAEMTVKLQVPIIMSQDSHSEISELPVRNGDSTTLMVVQDSMSYPPENSGPEVSVESTITDSVEVSGVAQDSKIHHDASKLEIMSSSGEGDAGESKERFRQRLWCFLFENLNRAVDELYLLCELECDLEQMKEAILVLEEAASDFKELNSRVKEFEKVKKSSSQLTDSTPMTMKTDHRRPHALSWEVRRMTTSPHRAEILSSSLEAFKKIQQERASMRQVNDPKIPGPEFPIQYCEDSILKPRKQGGVSDLIQGNLNAEKRNVEPVKSSKLNSVQNGRVSSQNCSTSDPNSCRLPVKDGSAFSGKGKREHLGFTSESDKLLPKKDTMLTESNIEKNPKPMDHLKRQIPIAEKDKDKEKEKRNAPSWKSMDAWKEKRNWEDILASPFRVSSRVSHSPGMSRRSVERARILHDKLMTPEKRKKTALDLKKEAEEKHARAMRIRSELENERVQKLQRTSEKLNRVNEWQAVRSMKLREGMYARHQRSESRHEAFLAQVVRRAGDESSKVNEVRFITSLNEENKKLMLRQKLHDSEVRRAEKLQVIKTKQKEDMAREEAVLERRKLIEAEKLQRLAETQRKKEEALFRREEERKASSAAREAKAIEQLRRREVRAKAQQEEAELLAQKLAEKLSESEQRRKFYLEQIRERASMDFRDQSSPLLRRSLNKDSQGRSTPTNNNEDYQATSISGLGSATIPTGNVGLQQSMRRRIKRIRQKLMALKYEFLEPPVGNENAGIGYRTAMGTARAKIGRWLQELQKLRQARKEGAASIGLITAEMIKFLEGKDPELNASRQAGLVDFIASALPASHTSKPEACQVTIYLLRLLRVVLSVPATRSYFLAQNLLPPIIPMLSAALENYIKIAASLNIPGSTSLSSSKASVENFESISEVLDGFLWTVTTIIGHISSDERQLQMQDGLLELVIAYQVIHRLRDLFALYDRPQVEGAPFPSSILLSINLLTVLTSRPRTISLIDWKSFPVETITGNEIQEAKLTESADFGHSYVNNSSGDPRPPLSTLNGSTILPLPDVPEDRPLDEPCKINRNIESVSIGKDCEKRLADISIELNNVDSNMTDASDSSQTNLSEDISKSCIPQKGEQNSKNICAEQKTENISSLKQPMAFLLSAISDTGLVSLPSLLTAVLLQANNRLSSEQA; encoded by the exons ATGGAGAACAGCGGGGAAGCAGTAGACGATCATGGCTCGGGATGGTTCGAAGTGAAAAAG AAGCATAGAAGTAGCTCAAAGTTCTCCTTACAAAGTTGGGTCGGGGGATTTTCAGGAAAACATTCGTCTACTTTTCTGCATAATCAGTCttctttaaatggaaaaaatggaGATTCAAATGGCAAGCGTAGATCCAAATTTCCAAAGGCAGGGGGGAATTTTTCCATGCATAGCCAGGGTAGTGCTGGGAATCCTATTCCTGTATcaaatgaagatgaaaaaggTGTAAGTTACCTTGATAAATGTGTAGTTAATCAAGATAGTGGATGTTCCAAATCATCCCAGTCGGGTACCACACTTCCAACAAATTCTAATAGTAGAACTGGTAACGTTCAAGAAGTTCCTCAAAAGGATAAGCCTGATGTGGTTCACAAAATCAAATGGGGTGATCTTGAGGAGGATACTTTTGTACAGAATCAGGAAAGCTCTGTGGGGCCTGAAATTAAGTTTGGTGCTATTTCAGATAATAATCTGCCAGTCTGCAGGAATTCTGAGATTAGTAATGATTTGGTCTCGTGTGTTTCTTCTTGTACTGATCCTCTAGGGAACCACCTGGAGATAATATCTGGGAATGCTGATGTTGTTGCTAACGAGAATTCGTTATCTCTTGGGAATGAATCAATTGAAGGGAAATCTACAAAGGTAAATGAAATATCTTTGAAAGATATGGAAGTATTGGTTGAGGATGGTGGAACAGGACCAAAAAATGATGTTTCATATTGCAAGGAAGTTCACCATGAATGTGTCAAACTGATAAATGATTGCACTTTAAGTTCTAGTTGTCCGACTGGTGGAGATGCTGAGATGACAGTGAAACTTCAGGTACCCATCATTATGTCTCAGGATAGTCATTCAGAAATTTCTGAACTACCAGTTAGAAATGGTGATTCAACCACACTAATGGTTGTCCAAGACTCCATGTCATATCCACCTGAAAATAGTGGACCTGAAGTTTCCGTAGAATCCACTATAACAGACTCTGTTGAAGTCTCTGGGGTTGCACAGGATAGTAAAATACATCATGATGCATCAAAATTGGAGATTATGAGTTCCTCTGGAGAAGGTGATGCAGGGGAAAGCAAAGAAAGGTTTAGGCAGCGGCTTTGGTGTTTTCTATTTGAGAATCTTAATAGGGCTGTGGATGAACTTTATCTTCTTTGTGAACTAGAATGCGATCTGGAGCAGATGAAAGAGGCTATTCTTGTTCTTGAAGAAGCTGCATCTGACTTTAAAGAGCTAAATAGTAGAGTGAAGGAATTTGAGAAGGTGAAAAAATCCTCTTCTCAATTAACCGATTCTACACCAATGACCATGAAAACTGATCACCGCCGGCCTCATGCTCTCTCATGGGAG GTTCGGAGAATGACGACATCTCCACATAGAGCTGAAATACTGTCTTCATCTCTTGAGgcctttaaaaaaattcaacaggAGAGAGCTAGCATGCGCCAAGTTAATGATCCAAAAATCCCAGGGCCCGAGTTTCCTATTCAATATTGTGAAGATTCAATATTGAAGCCAAGAAAGCAGGGTGGAGTTTCTGATCTCATTCAGGGCAACTTAAATGCAGAGAAGCGGAATGTTGAACCTGTCAAGTCCAGCAAGTTAAACTCTGTGCAAAATGGCCGTGTTTCTTCACAAAACTGTTCCACTTCTGATCCAAATTCATGTAGGTTACCTGTCAAGGATGGTTCTGCTTTTTCtggaaaaggaaagagagaacATCTTGGATTCACATCTGAATCAGATAAGCTTCTTCCTAAGAAAGATACAATGTTAACAGAAAGCAACATTgagaaaaaccctaaacccatgGATCATTTGAAGAGACAAATTCCTATTGCTGAAAAGGATAAGgataaggaaaaggaaaagagaaatgCACCTTCATGGAAATCCATGGATGCTTGGAAGGAGAAAAGGAACTGGGAGGACATACTTGCATCTCCATTTCGTGTTTCTTCTCGTGTTTCACACTCTCCAGGAATGAGCCGGAGAAGTGTTGAGCGTGCACGCATTTTGCATGATAAATTAATGACTcctgagaaaagaaagaaaaccgcTTTGGATCTGAAGAAGGAAGCAGAAGAAAAGCATGCACGGGCTATGAGGATTAGAAGTGAGTTGGAAAATGAGAGGGTTCAAAAGCTACAGCGTACATCAGAAAAATTAAATCGCGTTAACGAGTGGCAGGCTGTTCGCAGTATGAAGTTACGAGAGGGAATGTATGCTCGTCATCAGCGTAGTGAGTCTCGGCATGAAGCTTTTCTAGCCCAAGTAGTGAGAAGAGCTGGTGATGAAAGCAGTAAAGTTAATGAGGTTCGTTTCATTACATCCTTAAATGAAGAGAATAAAAAGCTTATGTTGCGTCAGAAACTTCATGATTCAGAGGTGAGGAGAGCTGAAAAACTACAGGTGATAAAAACTAAACAGAAAGAGGACATGGCAAGAGAAGAAGCTGTTTTGGAACGCCGGAAACTCATTGAAGCTGAAAAGTTGCAGCGACTTGCTGAGACACAGAGGAAAAAGGAAGAGGCCCTATTTAGAAGGGAGGAGGAACGCAAAGCATCAAGTGCAGCACGTGAAGCAAAGGCCATTGAACAACTGCGGAGAAGGGAAGTTAGAGCCAAAGCCCAGCAAGAGGAAGCTGAACTCCTGGCCCAGAAATTAGCTGAGAAACTTAGTGAAAGTGAACAACGTCGTAAGTTTTACCTGGAGCAAATACGGGAGAGAGCTTCAATGGATTTCAGGGATCAATCTTCACCTTTACTGCGTCGTTCTTTGAACAAAGACAGTCAGGGTAGATCTACCCCAACCAACAATAATGAAGATTATCAAGCAACCAGCATCTCAGGTTTGGGAAGTGCTACTATTCCAACTGGCAATGTTGGATTGCAACAATCTATGAGACGAAGGATTAAAAGGATCCGGCAAAAGCTTATGGCTCTAAAATATGAATTTCTTGAGCCACCAGTTGGTAATGAAAATGCTGGTATTGGATATAGGACAGCTATGGGAACTGCAAGAGCAAAAATTGGCAGGTGGCTTCAGGAACTCCAGAAACTCAGGCAAGCAAGGAAGGAAGGAGCTGCAAGTATAGGACTGATAACTGCTGAAATGATTAAG TTTTTGGAGGGAAAAGACCCTGAGCTGAATGCTTCTCGCCAAGCTGGTCTGGTTGATTTTATTGCTTCTGCCTTGCCTGCTTCTCACACGTCAAAACCTGAAGCTTGCCAAGTGACAATATATCTTCTGAGACTTTTGAGGGTGGTACTATCTGTGCCTGCAACCAGGAGTTATTTTCTGGCCCAGAATCTCTTGCCCCCGATTATCCCCATGCTGTCAGCTGCTCTTGAGAACTATATTAAGATCGCAGCATCTTTAAACATCCCTGGTAGTACCAGTTTGTCATCAAGCAAAGCATCAGTGGAGAATTTTGAGTCAATATCTGAAGTATTGGATGGGTTCTTATGGACTGTTACTACAATTATTGGTCATATTAGCTCTGATGAACGCCAACTTCAAATGCAGGATGGTTTGCTGGAGCTTGTGATTGCATATCAAGTTATTCACCGGCTACGGGATCTTTTTGCTCTCTATGATAGGCCCCAGGTGGAAGGAGCACCGTTTCCTTCATCTATTCTCTTAAGTATAAATCTATTGACAGTTTTAACATCCAGACCTAGAACCATTTCTTTGATTGATTGGAAATCTTTCCCAGTTGAAACAATTACAGGAAACGAAATTCAAGAAGCTAAACTTACAGAGTCTGCAGATTTTGGACATTCCTATGTAAATAACTCCAGTGGAGATCCCAGACCTCCATTATCCACACTAAATGGTAGCACAATTTTACCTCTACCAGATGTACCAGAGGATAGGCCATTAGATGAACcatgtaaaataaatagaaatattgaGTCAGTATCCATAGGCAAGGATTGTGAGAAGAGGCTGGCTGATATTTCAATTGAGTTGAATAATGTTGATTCAAACATGACAGATGCTTCAGATAGCTCTCAGACAAATTTGAGTGAGGATATTTCCAAGTCTTGTATACCTCAAAAAGGTGAGCAGAATTCAAAGAATATTTGCGCTGAACAAAAGACTGAGAACATATCAAGCTTGAAGCAACCGATGGCATTTCTTCTTTCTGCTATCTCTGATACTGGCCTAGTCAGTCTTCCTTCACTTCTAACAGCTGTGCTGTTGCAAGCAAACAATAGATTGTCTTCAGAACAG GCTTAG
- the LOC100262175 gene encoding uncharacterized protein LOC100262175 isoform X3 translates to MENSGEAVDDHGSGWFEVKKKHRSSSKFSLQSWVGGFSGKHSSTFLHNQSSLNGKNGDSNGKRRSKFPKAGGNFSMHSQGSAGNPIPVSNEDEKGVSYLDKCVVNQDSGCSKSSQSGTTLPTNSNSRTGNVQEVPQKDKPDVVHKIKWGDLEEDTFVQNQESSVGPEIKFGAISDNNLPVCRNSEISNDLVSCVSSCTDPLGNHLEIISGNADVVANENSLSLGNESIEGKSTKVNEISLKDMEVLVEDGGTGPKNDVSYCKEVHHECVKLINDCTLSSSCPTGGDAEMTVKLQVPIIMSQDSHSEISELPVRNGDSTTLMVVQDSMSYPPENSGPEVSVESTITDSVEVSGVAQDSKIHHDASKLEIMSSSGEGDAGESKERFRQRLWCFLFENLNRAVDELYLLCELECDLEQMKEAILVLEEAASDFKELNSRVKEFEKVKKSSSQLTDSTPMTMKTDHRRPHALSWEVRRMTTSPHRAEILSSSLEAFKKIQQERASMRQVNDPKIPGPEFPIQYCEDSILKPRKQGGVSDLIQGNLNAEKRNVEPVKSSKLNSVQNGRVSSQNCSTSDPNSCRLPVKDGSAFSGKGKREHLGFTSESDKLLPKKDTMLTESNIEKNPKPMDHLKRQIPIAEKDKDKEKEKRNAPSWKSMDAWKEKRNWEDILASPFRVSSRVSHSPGMSRRSVERARILHDKLMTPEKRKKTALDLKKEAEEKHARAMRIRSELENERVQKLQRTSEKLNRVNEWQAVRSMKLREGMYARHQRSESRHEAFLAQVVRRAGDESSKVNEVRFITSLNEENKKLMLRQKLHDSEVRRAEKLQVIKTKQKEDMAREEAVLERRKLIEAEKLQRLAETQRKKEEALFRREEERKASSAAREAKAIEQLRRREVRAKAQQEEAELLAQKLAEKLSESEQRRKFYLEQIRERASMDFRDQSSPLLRRSLNKDSQGRSTPTNNNEDYQATSISGLGSATIPTGNVGLQQSMRRRIKRIRQKLMALKYEFLEPPVGNENAGIGYRTAMGTARAKIGRWLQELQKLRQARKEGAASIGLITAEMIKFLEGKDPELNASRQAGLVDFIASALPASHTSKPEACQVTIYLLRLLRVVLSVPATRSYFLAQNLLPPIIPMLSAALENYIKIAASLNIPGSTSLSSSKASVENFESISEVLDGFLWTVTTIIGHISSDERQLQMQDGLLELVIAYQVIHRLRDLFALYDRPQVEGAPFPSSILLSINLLTVLTSRPRTISLIDWKSFPVETITGNEIQEAKLTESADFGHSYVNNSSGDPRPPLSTLNGSTILPLPDVPEDRPLDEPCKINRNIESVSIGKDCEKRLADISIELNNVDSNMTDASDSSQTNLSEDISKSCIPQKGEQNSKNICAEQKTENISSLKQPMAFLLSAISDTGLVSLPSLLTAVLLQANNRLSSEQGSYVLPSNFEEVATGVLKVLNNLALIDITFMQRMLARPDLKMEFFHLMSFLLSHCTSKWKVAYDQVGLLLLESLLLLSYFSLFHPGNQAVLRWGKSPTIIHKRP, encoded by the exons ATGGAGAACAGCGGGGAAGCAGTAGACGATCATGGCTCGGGATGGTTCGAAGTGAAAAAG AAGCATAGAAGTAGCTCAAAGTTCTCCTTACAAAGTTGGGTCGGGGGATTTTCAGGAAAACATTCGTCTACTTTTCTGCATAATCAGTCttctttaaatggaaaaaatggaGATTCAAATGGCAAGCGTAGATCCAAATTTCCAAAGGCAGGGGGGAATTTTTCCATGCATAGCCAGGGTAGTGCTGGGAATCCTATTCCTGTATcaaatgaagatgaaaaaggTGTAAGTTACCTTGATAAATGTGTAGTTAATCAAGATAGTGGATGTTCCAAATCATCCCAGTCGGGTACCACACTTCCAACAAATTCTAATAGTAGAACTGGTAACGTTCAAGAAGTTCCTCAAAAGGATAAGCCTGATGTGGTTCACAAAATCAAATGGGGTGATCTTGAGGAGGATACTTTTGTACAGAATCAGGAAAGCTCTGTGGGGCCTGAAATTAAGTTTGGTGCTATTTCAGATAATAATCTGCCAGTCTGCAGGAATTCTGAGATTAGTAATGATTTGGTCTCGTGTGTTTCTTCTTGTACTGATCCTCTAGGGAACCACCTGGAGATAATATCTGGGAATGCTGATGTTGTTGCTAACGAGAATTCGTTATCTCTTGGGAATGAATCAATTGAAGGGAAATCTACAAAGGTAAATGAAATATCTTTGAAAGATATGGAAGTATTGGTTGAGGATGGTGGAACAGGACCAAAAAATGATGTTTCATATTGCAAGGAAGTTCACCATGAATGTGTCAAACTGATAAATGATTGCACTTTAAGTTCTAGTTGTCCGACTGGTGGAGATGCTGAGATGACAGTGAAACTTCAGGTACCCATCATTATGTCTCAGGATAGTCATTCAGAAATTTCTGAACTACCAGTTAGAAATGGTGATTCAACCACACTAATGGTTGTCCAAGACTCCATGTCATATCCACCTGAAAATAGTGGACCTGAAGTTTCCGTAGAATCCACTATAACAGACTCTGTTGAAGTCTCTGGGGTTGCACAGGATAGTAAAATACATCATGATGCATCAAAATTGGAGATTATGAGTTCCTCTGGAGAAGGTGATGCAGGGGAAAGCAAAGAAAGGTTTAGGCAGCGGCTTTGGTGTTTTCTATTTGAGAATCTTAATAGGGCTGTGGATGAACTTTATCTTCTTTGTGAACTAGAATGCGATCTGGAGCAGATGAAAGAGGCTATTCTTGTTCTTGAAGAAGCTGCATCTGACTTTAAAGAGCTAAATAGTAGAGTGAAGGAATTTGAGAAGGTGAAAAAATCCTCTTCTCAATTAACCGATTCTACACCAATGACCATGAAAACTGATCACCGCCGGCCTCATGCTCTCTCATGGGAG GTTCGGAGAATGACGACATCTCCACATAGAGCTGAAATACTGTCTTCATCTCTTGAGgcctttaaaaaaattcaacaggAGAGAGCTAGCATGCGCCAAGTTAATGATCCAAAAATCCCAGGGCCCGAGTTTCCTATTCAATATTGTGAAGATTCAATATTGAAGCCAAGAAAGCAGGGTGGAGTTTCTGATCTCATTCAGGGCAACTTAAATGCAGAGAAGCGGAATGTTGAACCTGTCAAGTCCAGCAAGTTAAACTCTGTGCAAAATGGCCGTGTTTCTTCACAAAACTGTTCCACTTCTGATCCAAATTCATGTAGGTTACCTGTCAAGGATGGTTCTGCTTTTTCtggaaaaggaaagagagaacATCTTGGATTCACATCTGAATCAGATAAGCTTCTTCCTAAGAAAGATACAATGTTAACAGAAAGCAACATTgagaaaaaccctaaacccatgGATCATTTGAAGAGACAAATTCCTATTGCTGAAAAGGATAAGgataaggaaaaggaaaagagaaatgCACCTTCATGGAAATCCATGGATGCTTGGAAGGAGAAAAGGAACTGGGAGGACATACTTGCATCTCCATTTCGTGTTTCTTCTCGTGTTTCACACTCTCCAGGAATGAGCCGGAGAAGTGTTGAGCGTGCACGCATTTTGCATGATAAATTAATGACTcctgagaaaagaaagaaaaccgcTTTGGATCTGAAGAAGGAAGCAGAAGAAAAGCATGCACGGGCTATGAGGATTAGAAGTGAGTTGGAAAATGAGAGGGTTCAAAAGCTACAGCGTACATCAGAAAAATTAAATCGCGTTAACGAGTGGCAGGCTGTTCGCAGTATGAAGTTACGAGAGGGAATGTATGCTCGTCATCAGCGTAGTGAGTCTCGGCATGAAGCTTTTCTAGCCCAAGTAGTGAGAAGAGCTGGTGATGAAAGCAGTAAAGTTAATGAGGTTCGTTTCATTACATCCTTAAATGAAGAGAATAAAAAGCTTATGTTGCGTCAGAAACTTCATGATTCAGAGGTGAGGAGAGCTGAAAAACTACAGGTGATAAAAACTAAACAGAAAGAGGACATGGCAAGAGAAGAAGCTGTTTTGGAACGCCGGAAACTCATTGAAGCTGAAAAGTTGCAGCGACTTGCTGAGACACAGAGGAAAAAGGAAGAGGCCCTATTTAGAAGGGAGGAGGAACGCAAAGCATCAAGTGCAGCACGTGAAGCAAAGGCCATTGAACAACTGCGGAGAAGGGAAGTTAGAGCCAAAGCCCAGCAAGAGGAAGCTGAACTCCTGGCCCAGAAATTAGCTGAGAAACTTAGTGAAAGTGAACAACGTCGTAAGTTTTACCTGGAGCAAATACGGGAGAGAGCTTCAATGGATTTCAGGGATCAATCTTCACCTTTACTGCGTCGTTCTTTGAACAAAGACAGTCAGGGTAGATCTACCCCAACCAACAATAATGAAGATTATCAAGCAACCAGCATCTCAGGTTTGGGAAGTGCTACTATTCCAACTGGCAATGTTGGATTGCAACAATCTATGAGACGAAGGATTAAAAGGATCCGGCAAAAGCTTATGGCTCTAAAATATGAATTTCTTGAGCCACCAGTTGGTAATGAAAATGCTGGTATTGGATATAGGACAGCTATGGGAACTGCAAGAGCAAAAATTGGCAGGTGGCTTCAGGAACTCCAGAAACTCAGGCAAGCAAGGAAGGAAGGAGCTGCAAGTATAGGACTGATAACTGCTGAAATGATTAAG TTTTTGGAGGGAAAAGACCCTGAGCTGAATGCTTCTCGCCAAGCTGGTCTGGTTGATTTTATTGCTTCTGCCTTGCCTGCTTCTCACACGTCAAAACCTGAAGCTTGCCAAGTGACAATATATCTTCTGAGACTTTTGAGGGTGGTACTATCTGTGCCTGCAACCAGGAGTTATTTTCTGGCCCAGAATCTCTTGCCCCCGATTATCCCCATGCTGTCAGCTGCTCTTGAGAACTATATTAAGATCGCAGCATCTTTAAACATCCCTGGTAGTACCAGTTTGTCATCAAGCAAAGCATCAGTGGAGAATTTTGAGTCAATATCTGAAGTATTGGATGGGTTCTTATGGACTGTTACTACAATTATTGGTCATATTAGCTCTGATGAACGCCAACTTCAAATGCAGGATGGTTTGCTGGAGCTTGTGATTGCATATCAAGTTATTCACCGGCTACGGGATCTTTTTGCTCTCTATGATAGGCCCCAGGTGGAAGGAGCACCGTTTCCTTCATCTATTCTCTTAAGTATAAATCTATTGACAGTTTTAACATCCAGACCTAGAACCATTTCTTTGATTGATTGGAAATCTTTCCCAGTTGAAACAATTACAGGAAACGAAATTCAAGAAGCTAAACTTACAGAGTCTGCAGATTTTGGACATTCCTATGTAAATAACTCCAGTGGAGATCCCAGACCTCCATTATCCACACTAAATGGTAGCACAATTTTACCTCTACCAGATGTACCAGAGGATAGGCCATTAGATGAACcatgtaaaataaatagaaatattgaGTCAGTATCCATAGGCAAGGATTGTGAGAAGAGGCTGGCTGATATTTCAATTGAGTTGAATAATGTTGATTCAAACATGACAGATGCTTCAGATAGCTCTCAGACAAATTTGAGTGAGGATATTTCCAAGTCTTGTATACCTCAAAAAGGTGAGCAGAATTCAAAGAATATTTGCGCTGAACAAAAGACTGAGAACATATCAAGCTTGAAGCAACCGATGGCATTTCTTCTTTCTGCTATCTCTGATACTGGCCTAGTCAGTCTTCCTTCACTTCTAACAGCTGTGCTGTTGCAAGCAAACAATAGATTGTCTTCAGAACAG GGTTCTTATGTCCTTCCATCAAATTTCGAAGAAGTGGCAACTGGGGTGCTGAAGGTGTTGAACAATTTAGCTTTAATAGATATCACTTTTATGCAGAGAATGCTA GCTAGGCCAGacttgaaaatggaattttttcaTTTGATGAGTTTCCTTCTTTCCCATTGCACCAGTAAATGGAAAGTAGCTTATGATCAG